In one Arthrobacter jinronghuae genomic region, the following are encoded:
- a CDS encoding ABC transporter ATP-binding protein → MENLLSAEKLELGYDERKVVDSLSLTLPAGKITIIVGANACGKSTLLRGLARLLKPTAGTVYLNGKDISAVPSRQVARTLGLLPQTPTAPEGITVADLVGRGRYPHQGWFRQWTAADDDAVAAALAATDTVDLAGRSVDELSGGQRQRVWIAMALAQETDILLLDEPTTFLDVTHQIEVLDLITDLNRRAGTTVAIVLHDLNLAARYADHLVAMKDGKIAAEGAPADVVTEELVGSVFGLASRVIPDPVSGTPMVVPLGRHHSAAPEAEAEPEPEPEKPQGYLPNPGDGQRRSDINEPMEAAS, encoded by the coding sequence ATGGAGAACCTGCTTTCCGCTGAAAAGCTGGAGCTCGGATACGACGAGCGCAAAGTGGTGGACTCGCTTTCGCTCACCCTCCCCGCCGGGAAAATCACGATCATCGTCGGTGCCAACGCCTGCGGGAAGTCCACGCTGCTGCGGGGACTGGCCCGGCTGCTGAAGCCCACCGCCGGCACCGTCTACCTGAACGGCAAGGACATCTCCGCCGTGCCCAGCCGGCAGGTGGCGCGCACGCTCGGACTGCTTCCGCAGACGCCCACCGCACCCGAGGGGATCACGGTGGCGGACCTGGTGGGCCGCGGCCGCTACCCCCACCAGGGCTGGTTCCGGCAGTGGACAGCCGCCGACGACGACGCGGTGGCAGCGGCGCTTGCCGCCACGGACACGGTGGACCTGGCCGGACGCAGCGTGGACGAGCTCTCCGGCGGCCAGCGCCAGCGGGTCTGGATTGCCATGGCCCTGGCACAGGAAACGGACATCCTGCTGCTGGACGAACCCACCACCTTCCTGGATGTCACCCACCAGATCGAGGTCCTGGACCTGATTACCGACCTCAACCGGCGGGCCGGCACCACCGTGGCCATCGTGCTGCATGACCTGAACCTGGCAGCCCGTTACGCGGACCACCTGGTGGCGATGAAGGACGGGAAGATTGCCGCAGAAGGCGCCCCGGCCGACGTCGTAACCGAGGAGCTGGTGGGCAGCGTTTTCGGGCTTGCCTCGCGCGTGATCCCGGACCCGGTGTCCGGCACGCCGATGGTCGTCCCGCTGGGACGCCACCACAGCGCCGCTCCGGAAGCGGAGGCAGAACCCGAACCGGAACCTGAAAAACCACAGGGCTACCTGCCCAACCCGGGGGACGGCCAGCGCCGGTCAGACATCAACGAGCCCATGGAGGCCGCATCATGA
- a CDS encoding FecCD family ABC transporter permease: MSTAVETPRGPRAAPAGAAEAVRAARRQGRRRRVLVPSLLAASVFVLFAVYVLLGTYTFTIPDFFRILFGEQIPGASYILMESKLPRAVIGTLIGVGFGIAGAVFQTLLRNPLASPDIIGISYGASASAVCAIVLFGAAGTTVSVVALVGALVVAMAIYLLSRRGGAAGYRLVLVGIGFAAVMQALVSFLLTRTDIRTASEALVWLNGSLNNSSWDRAAVLAAFLLVLLPAAAVLARSLRGLELGDDAAAGLGIRVETARLALIIVGVGLAAVATAAAGPVAFIAFLSGPIARRLMGGEGTLLTAGLVGACIVLAADFVGANLIPGATLPVGVVTGALGAPFLLWLLVTSNRVGQGG, from the coding sequence GTGAGCACCGCCGTGGAAACTCCCCGCGGACCCCGCGCCGCGCCCGCCGGTGCGGCAGAAGCGGTCCGGGCCGCCCGGCGGCAGGGACGACGACGCCGGGTCCTCGTCCCGTCGCTGCTGGCCGCCTCGGTGTTCGTGCTGTTCGCGGTCTACGTCCTGCTGGGCACCTATACCTTCACCATCCCGGATTTCTTCCGGATCCTGTTCGGCGAGCAAATCCCCGGCGCAAGCTACATCCTGATGGAGAGCAAGCTTCCCCGGGCCGTCATCGGCACTTTGATCGGCGTGGGGTTCGGGATCGCCGGGGCGGTATTCCAGACGCTGCTGCGCAACCCCCTGGCCAGCCCGGACATCATCGGCATCAGCTACGGGGCCAGTGCCAGCGCGGTGTGTGCAATCGTGCTGTTCGGCGCCGCCGGGACCACGGTGTCCGTCGTCGCGCTGGTAGGAGCGCTGGTGGTGGCCATGGCCATCTACCTGCTTTCCCGCCGCGGCGGTGCCGCCGGTTACCGGCTGGTGCTGGTGGGCATCGGCTTCGCCGCCGTAATGCAGGCACTGGTGAGTTTCCTGCTGACCCGGACGGACATCCGCACCGCCTCCGAAGCGCTCGTGTGGCTCAACGGTTCCCTGAACAACAGCAGCTGGGACCGTGCAGCGGTGCTGGCCGCCTTCCTGCTGGTGCTGCTTCCCGCCGCGGCCGTGCTTGCCCGCAGCCTGCGCGGACTGGAACTCGGTGACGACGCCGCTGCCGGCCTCGGCATCCGCGTCGAAACAGCGCGGCTGGCCCTGATCATCGTCGGCGTCGGCCTGGCCGCCGTCGCCACCGCGGCAGCGGGCCCGGTGGCCTTCATCGCGTTCCTCTCCGGCCCCATCGCCCGCCGGCTGATGGGCGGGGAAGGCACGCTGCTCACCGCCGGACTGGTCGGTGCCTGCATTGTCCTGGCCGCGGACTTCGTCGGCGCCAACCTCATCCCCGGAGCCACCCTGCCCGTGGGTGTGGTGACCGGCGCCCTCGGGGCACCTTTTCTTCTGTGGCTGCTGGTCACGTCAAACCGCGTAGGCCAAGGAGGCTGA
- a CDS encoding FecCD family ABC transporter permease, giving the protein MHLTEADSSAGKAAGPGTEPVVSGPDTAGNRGSGRRAGLLLLTLAFLAVACAASVAIGARPVAPGTVWDAFTAFDPANGDHAVVHSRVPRTVLGLVTGAALGLAGAAMQGVARNPLADPGILGVNAGAAFAVVVGIYIFGITNLNGYIWFALAGAAGAAVVVYLVASLGREGATPVKLALAGAALSAGLMSLLSAVLVSSQQTLDTFRFWQVGSVSGRDWDTIAAVLPFLAAGALISVFAGRALNGLSLGDDVARGLGQRVGLTRGITALGVVLLCGAATAAAGPIAFIGLVIPHVVRSFTGPDYRWILPFSMLLAPALLVTADVVGRVLLPPGEIPVGVTTAVIGAPVFIWLVRRRKLAEL; this is encoded by the coding sequence GTGCACCTCACCGAAGCGGATTCCTCCGCGGGCAAGGCTGCCGGTCCCGGCACTGAACCTGTCGTTTCCGGCCCGGATACCGCTGGAAACCGCGGATCCGGACGACGTGCCGGCCTGCTTCTCCTGACCCTTGCGTTCCTTGCCGTGGCATGCGCCGCGTCCGTCGCCATCGGTGCCCGGCCGGTTGCCCCCGGCACTGTCTGGGATGCCTTTACTGCCTTCGATCCGGCCAACGGAGACCACGCCGTGGTCCACTCCCGCGTCCCGCGCACGGTTTTGGGTCTGGTCACCGGCGCCGCCCTCGGCCTGGCCGGTGCGGCCATGCAGGGCGTAGCCCGCAATCCGCTGGCAGACCCCGGCATCCTGGGCGTCAACGCCGGTGCTGCGTTTGCGGTGGTGGTGGGCATCTACATCTTCGGCATCACCAACCTCAACGGTTACATCTGGTTTGCCTTGGCCGGTGCTGCCGGAGCCGCCGTCGTCGTTTATCTGGTGGCGAGCCTCGGCCGGGAAGGCGCCACGCCGGTCAAGCTGGCCCTGGCCGGCGCCGCGCTCAGCGCCGGGCTGATGTCCCTGCTCAGCGCCGTGCTGGTCTCCAGCCAGCAGACCCTGGACACCTTCCGGTTCTGGCAAGTGGGCAGCGTGTCCGGCCGCGACTGGGACACCATTGCGGCGGTGCTGCCGTTCCTGGCGGCCGGCGCCCTGATCTCCGTCTTCGCCGGGCGGGCCCTGAACGGCCTGAGCCTGGGCGACGACGTTGCCCGCGGGCTCGGCCAGCGCGTCGGACTCACGCGGGGGATCACCGCCCTCGGCGTAGTGCTGCTGTGCGGCGCGGCCACCGCCGCGGCCGGACCCATCGCGTTCATCGGCCTGGTCATCCCGCACGTGGTGCGTAGTTTCACCGGCCCGGATTACCGCTGGATCCTGCCCTTCTCCATGCTTCTCGCCCCTGCACTGCTGGTCACCGCCGACGTGGTGGGCCGGGTCCTGCTGCCCCCGGGGGAAATCCCCGTGGGGGTCACTACCGCCGTGATCGGCGCGCCGGTCTTCATCTGGCTCGTGCGGCGGCGGAAGCTGGCCGAGCTGTGA
- a CDS encoding glutathione S-transferase family protein, whose product MTPQGSAPADSSAHSTKGAYVTGGTEYTRDTNYIETRITRDGRDGYPVEAGRYRLVAARACPWANRTIIVRRLLGLEDAISLGLPGPTHDARSWTFDLDPDGRDPVLGIERLQEAFFRRVPGYQRGITVPAIVDVPTGAVVTNNFPQITLDFSTEWKEFHREGAPDLLPAEHLAEMEQVNKRIFTEVNNGVYRCGFAGSQEAYNAAYDRLWAAMDWLEDRLSRQRYLVGDTITEADVRLFTTLVRFDPVYHGHFKCNRNKLTEMPALWGYARDLFQTPGFGDTVDFEQIKAHYYIVHEDINPTGIVPKGPDLSNWLSEHGREGLGGRPFGDGTAPGPVRESERVAPGHGAER is encoded by the coding sequence ATGACACCTCAGGGATCAGCCCCGGCGGACAGCTCCGCGCACAGCACCAAAGGCGCCTATGTCACCGGCGGCACCGAATACACGCGGGACACGAACTACATCGAAACCCGAATCACCAGGGACGGCCGGGACGGCTATCCCGTGGAGGCCGGGCGCTACCGGCTGGTCGCAGCCCGTGCCTGTCCGTGGGCCAACCGGACCATCATTGTCCGGCGGCTGCTGGGCCTGGAGGACGCCATCTCGCTGGGCCTGCCCGGGCCCACCCATGACGCGCGCAGCTGGACCTTCGACCTGGATCCGGACGGCCGGGACCCGGTGCTGGGCATCGAACGGCTGCAGGAAGCCTTCTTCCGGCGGGTCCCCGGCTATCAGCGCGGGATTACCGTCCCGGCGATCGTGGACGTGCCCACCGGTGCCGTGGTGACCAACAACTTCCCGCAGATCACCTTGGACTTCTCCACGGAGTGGAAGGAGTTCCACCGCGAGGGCGCCCCGGACCTGCTGCCCGCCGAACATCTGGCGGAAATGGAACAGGTCAACAAACGGATCTTCACCGAGGTGAACAACGGGGTGTACCGGTGCGGGTTCGCCGGCTCGCAGGAAGCCTACAACGCGGCCTATGACCGGCTGTGGGCCGCGATGGACTGGCTGGAGGACCGGCTCTCGAGGCAGCGCTACCTGGTGGGGGACACCATCACCGAGGCGGACGTCCGGCTGTTCACCACCCTGGTGCGCTTCGATCCCGTCTATCACGGGCACTTCAAGTGCAACCGGAACAAGCTGACCGAGATGCCCGCCCTGTGGGGGTACGCCCGCGACCTGTTCCAGACGCCCGGCTTCGGGGACACCGTGGACTTCGAGCAGATCAAGGCGCACTACTACATAGTCCACGAGGACATTAATCCCACCGGGATTGTGCCCAAGGGCCCGGACCTGTCCAACTGGCTTTCGGAGCACGGCCGCGAGGGGCTGGGAGGCCGCCCCTTCGGCGACGGAACCGCACCTGGGCCGGTGCGCGAATCGGAACGGGTTGCCCCGGGACACGGTGCCGAGAGGTAA
- a CDS encoding NAD-dependent epimerase/dehydratase family protein, whose product MRVAVIGATGNVGTAILRRLAAARSERGGLEVVGIARRIPDTSLPPYNDVEWHSIDLGDAANVDKLTEALRGSDAVIHLAWLIQPNRDEAELHRVNVKGTENALAAAAAAGVRQFVCASSVGAYSPAPKDRLTDESWPARGIASSHYSRHKGEQEALLDRFELEYPEIAVARLRQGLVFSSDAGSEIGVYFVGRVIPKFILNKLRLPLIPLPSEFVFQAVHADDMADAYWRVVDQRAEGAFNIAADPVITPELLAGVLGAKRVLNVPVKVVRAVVGLTWAAHLQASDPGWIDLAAGVPVMDTTRAREELGWQPRRTSLESLKFVLDGMSTGDGVAGSPLLAPRSQVRP is encoded by the coding sequence ATGCGAGTAGCGGTTATCGGAGCAACCGGAAACGTTGGAACGGCTATCCTGCGCCGGCTTGCCGCGGCCCGCAGCGAACGCGGTGGCCTGGAGGTGGTGGGGATTGCCCGCCGGATTCCGGATACCTCGCTGCCTCCGTACAACGACGTCGAGTGGCACAGCATCGACCTCGGCGACGCCGCCAACGTGGACAAGTTGACCGAGGCGCTGCGCGGGTCCGATGCGGTCATCCACCTTGCCTGGCTGATCCAGCCCAACCGCGACGAAGCCGAGCTGCACCGGGTCAACGTCAAGGGCACGGAGAATGCGCTGGCCGCGGCGGCCGCCGCGGGGGTCCGGCAGTTTGTCTGCGCCTCCTCGGTGGGTGCGTACAGCCCGGCTCCGAAAGACCGGCTGACGGATGAATCCTGGCCGGCGCGCGGCATCGCCAGCTCGCACTACAGCAGGCACAAGGGCGAGCAGGAAGCGCTCCTGGACCGGTTCGAACTGGAGTACCCGGAGATCGCCGTGGCCCGGCTGCGGCAGGGGCTGGTCTTCTCCTCCGACGCCGGAAGCGAGATCGGCGTCTACTTTGTGGGCCGGGTGATCCCCAAGTTCATCCTCAACAAGCTCCGCTTGCCGTTGATCCCGCTGCCCAGCGAGTTTGTTTTCCAGGCGGTCCACGCCGATGACATGGCCGACGCCTACTGGCGCGTGGTGGACCAGCGGGCGGAGGGTGCCTTCAACATTGCCGCCGATCCAGTCATCACGCCCGAGCTCCTGGCCGGGGTGCTGGGCGCCAAGCGGGTCCTGAACGTGCCCGTGAAAGTGGTGCGCGCCGTCGTCGGCCTGACCTGGGCGGCGCACCTGCAGGCCTCGGATCCGGGCTGGATCGACTTGGCCGCCGGTGTGCCGGTAATGGACACCACCCGGGCACGTGAAGAGCTGGGCTGGCAGCCGCGGAGAACCTCGCTGGAGTCCCTGAAGTTCGTGCTGGACGGGATGAGCACCGGCGACGGGGTGGCCGGCTCTCCGCTGCTGGCACCCCGCAGCCAGGTGCGCCCCTAG
- a CDS encoding NAD(P)/FAD-dependent oxidoreductase translates to MTSSESSPSAPEYDVVIVGGGIAGLTAALVLGRARRRVVVLDAGSPRNAPAGHVHGFPTRDGMPPAELLELARAEVRGYGVELAEATVASVDASGAVRTGDGGEFRGRQLILATGLRDVLPDIEGLRSRWGRDVLQCPYCHGYETVDKKLAVLGTGETSIQQAQLVRSFSEDVVLVLHGDISLSEEDASGLAAMGVRVVDGTVVELSVENDALAALVLADGQTVPCEALFLEPAAEMDAGLTEHLETDDDGCIVTNELGRTSQERIWAVGNATDPSAQVVAAAGDAYRLAVVVNAKLLEEDLGLAVAAARPAAGMVEAADLRAAV, encoded by the coding sequence ATGACCAGTTCTGAATCTTCCCCTTCTGCTCCCGAGTACGACGTTGTTATTGTGGGCGGCGGCATAGCCGGACTGACCGCTGCGCTGGTCCTGGGGCGGGCCCGCCGCCGGGTGGTGGTGCTCGACGCCGGCTCCCCGCGCAACGCTCCTGCCGGCCATGTTCATGGTTTCCCCACACGTGACGGCATGCCGCCCGCCGAACTGCTTGAGCTCGCCCGCGCCGAGGTCCGCGGCTACGGCGTGGAACTGGCGGAGGCCACGGTGGCCTCCGTGGACGCCTCCGGTGCGGTCAGGACCGGCGACGGCGGCGAGTTCCGCGGCCGGCAGCTGATCCTGGCCACCGGACTGCGGGACGTCCTGCCGGACATCGAAGGCCTGCGCTCCCGGTGGGGCCGGGACGTGCTGCAGTGCCCCTACTGCCACGGCTACGAAACGGTGGACAAAAAGCTGGCCGTGCTGGGAACCGGGGAAACCTCCATCCAGCAGGCCCAGCTGGTCCGCAGCTTCTCCGAGGACGTGGTGCTGGTGCTGCACGGGGACATTTCCCTCAGCGAAGAGGATGCCTCCGGCCTGGCTGCCATGGGTGTCCGGGTGGTGGACGGCACGGTGGTGGAGCTGAGCGTCGAGAACGATGCCTTGGCGGCCCTGGTGCTGGCCGACGGCCAAACAGTTCCCTGCGAAGCGCTGTTCCTGGAGCCCGCAGCCGAGATGGACGCCGGGCTGACCGAGCATCTCGAAACGGATGACGACGGCTGCATTGTCACCAACGAGCTGGGGCGGACCAGCCAGGAACGGATCTGGGCCGTGGGCAATGCCACCGATCCCTCCGCCCAGGTGGTCGCCGCCGCCGGAGACGCGTACCGGCTGGCAGTGGTGGTCAATGCCAAGCTGCTCGAAGAGGACCTCGGGCTGGCGGTGGCCGCCGCACGCCCGGCAGCAGGCATGGTCGAAGCAGCGGACCTGCGCGCAGCGGTCTAG
- a CDS encoding APC family permease translates to MEETTQEKPASKLKQGITGPMLYLFILGDVLGAGIYALVGEVSGEVGGAIWVPLLVALVLALLTAASYAELVTKYPKAGGAAVFAQRAFKVPAISFLVGFAMLAAGVTSAAGLALAFTGDYLSPFLDVPSVPAAIVFLLLVALLNARGISESVRSNVVMTVIELSGLVLVIVLVGLMLGQGEGYPEQITEFPVGVNPGTAVLGASVIAYYSFVGFEVSANVAEEVRDVRRVYPKAIFGAMLTAGLVYVLIGLAASIALPTADLTGSSGPLLDVVSATGFGVPDWLFSLVALVAVANGALLTMIMSSRLTFGMSEQGLLPAVFGRVLPNRRTPWVAIIATTAVAMILTMTGGLASLAETVVLLLLFVFLSTNVAVIVLRKDKVEEKHFKAPIVVPYLAIASCLLLLTQQDGTVWLRAGALMLIGLLLFGARFLAKGKNLGAKGRRGAGKSMESPVESKEQ, encoded by the coding sequence ATGGAAGAAACGACGCAGGAAAAGCCTGCCTCCAAACTCAAGCAGGGCATCACCGGCCCCATGCTGTATCTGTTCATCCTCGGCGACGTACTTGGTGCGGGTATCTATGCCCTGGTGGGCGAAGTTTCGGGTGAAGTAGGCGGTGCCATCTGGGTGCCGCTGCTGGTCGCCCTGGTCCTCGCACTGCTGACCGCCGCCTCCTATGCCGAACTCGTCACAAAGTACCCGAAGGCCGGCGGCGCAGCGGTGTTCGCCCAGCGCGCCTTCAAGGTTCCGGCCATTTCGTTCCTGGTCGGTTTCGCCATGCTCGCCGCCGGCGTGACCAGTGCCGCCGGACTGGCATTGGCATTCACCGGTGACTATCTGAGCCCGTTCCTCGACGTACCCTCCGTTCCCGCAGCCATCGTGTTCCTGCTGCTGGTGGCGCTGCTGAACGCCCGCGGCATTTCGGAATCGGTGCGCAGCAACGTGGTTATGACCGTTATCGAGCTCTCCGGGCTGGTCCTGGTGATTGTGCTGGTTGGCCTGATGCTGGGCCAGGGCGAGGGGTACCCCGAGCAGATCACCGAATTCCCGGTAGGCGTGAATCCCGGCACCGCCGTCCTTGGCGCGTCCGTCATTGCGTACTACTCCTTCGTGGGCTTCGAGGTTTCGGCCAACGTTGCCGAAGAGGTCCGCGACGTCCGCCGGGTGTACCCGAAGGCCATTTTCGGAGCCATGCTCACCGCCGGTCTCGTCTACGTCCTGATTGGCTTGGCTGCCTCGATTGCGTTGCCCACCGCGGACCTGACGGGATCCTCCGGCCCGCTGCTCGACGTCGTCAGCGCCACCGGATTCGGCGTACCGGACTGGCTCTTCAGCCTGGTGGCCCTGGTCGCCGTGGCCAACGGCGCCCTGCTGACCATGATCATGTCCTCGCGGCTGACCTTCGGCATGTCCGAGCAGGGGCTGCTTCCCGCCGTTTTCGGCCGGGTGCTGCCCAACCGGAGGACCCCGTGGGTGGCCATCATCGCCACCACCGCCGTCGCCATGATCCTGACCATGACCGGCGGGCTGGCGTCACTGGCCGAGACCGTGGTCCTGCTGCTGCTCTTCGTCTTCCTGAGCACCAACGTCGCAGTGATTGTGCTGCGCAAGGACAAGGTGGAGGAAAAGCATTTCAAGGCCCCGATTGTGGTGCCATACCTCGCCATTGCCTCCTGCCTGCTGCTGCTGACCCAGCAGGACGGCACCGTGTGGCTGCGGGCGGGTGCCCTGATGCTGATCGGGCTGCTGTTGTTCGGAGCCCGGTTCCTGGCCAAGGGCAAGAACCTCGGCGCCAAGGGCCGCCGCGGTGCGGGCAAGTCGATGGAAAGCCCGGTGGAATCGAAAGAGCAGTAG
- a CDS encoding YihY/virulence factor BrkB family protein, whose translation MAQDTNSKAETAPSPDDASKPDKPTEVSKPSWKYILKKTVREFSKDQCTDLAAALTYYTVLAIFPALLALVSILGLVGQAESTTEALLDLVRQFAPGEAVNVVEGPIAQLTSSSAAGLTLIIGILGALWSASGFVKAFGRSLNRIYEVEEGRPAWKLLPTQLLVTLVLVLMAAALMLMLVISGPIAEAIGNVIGLGSEAVTVWNIAKWPVMVIFAVLIIAVLYYATPNVKQPKFRWMSMGSLIALVILAIVTLGFSFYVANFGNYNATYGAIGGVIVLLLWIWLANVSLLFGAEFDAEVERGRELQAGIQAEESVQLPPRDTRQTEKRQEQEEKDIAEGRKLRQQHAGKDYDDDLHE comes from the coding sequence GTGGCACAGGACACCAACAGCAAAGCCGAGACCGCACCCAGTCCGGACGATGCCAGCAAGCCCGATAAACCCACCGAGGTTTCCAAGCCCAGTTGGAAGTACATCCTCAAGAAGACAGTCCGCGAGTTTTCCAAGGACCAGTGCACCGACCTTGCAGCGGCACTGACCTACTACACCGTCCTGGCGATCTTCCCGGCCCTGCTGGCGCTGGTCTCCATTCTCGGCCTGGTGGGCCAGGCCGAAAGCACCACCGAGGCCCTGCTGGACCTCGTGCGGCAGTTCGCTCCCGGTGAAGCAGTCAACGTAGTGGAAGGGCCGATTGCCCAGCTGACCTCTTCCAGCGCTGCCGGCCTCACGCTCATTATCGGTATCCTGGGTGCCCTCTGGTCCGCCTCCGGCTTCGTGAAGGCGTTTGGCCGTTCCCTGAACCGCATTTACGAAGTCGAGGAAGGCCGGCCCGCCTGGAAACTGCTTCCCACGCAGCTGCTTGTGACCCTGGTCCTGGTCCTGATGGCCGCCGCACTGATGCTGATGCTGGTGATTTCCGGCCCGATCGCCGAAGCGATCGGCAATGTCATCGGTCTGGGCAGCGAAGCGGTAACCGTCTGGAACATCGCCAAGTGGCCGGTCATGGTGATCTTCGCGGTGCTGATCATCGCAGTCCTCTACTACGCCACCCCGAACGTCAAGCAGCCCAAGTTCCGCTGGATGAGCATGGGCTCGCTGATTGCGCTCGTGATCCTGGCGATCGTGACCCTTGGCTTCAGCTTCTACGTCGCCAACTTCGGCAACTACAACGCCACCTACGGCGCCATCGGCGGCGTCATCGTCCTACTGCTGTGGATCTGGCTGGCCAATGTGTCCCTGCTCTTCGGCGCGGAGTTCGACGCCGAGGTGGAACGCGGCCGCGAACTGCAGGCCGGCATCCAGGCCGAGGAATCCGTGCAGCTTCCCCCGCGCGATACCCGTCAGACGGAGAAGCGCCAGGAACAGGAAGAGAAGGACATCGCCGAGGGCCGGAAGCTGCGCCAGCAGCATGCCGGCAAGGACTACGACGACGACCTGCACGAGTAA
- a CDS encoding PRC-barrel domain-containing protein: MADAFTLHEIQGSSVWAKDGERLGLVGEVHLDRATAEPVWITVDLGLFETEEHYVPLTGARRDGQDIFVNYSREQVSHSPGANPENPLSPAEESVLMDYYRLR; encoded by the coding sequence ATGGCGGATGCATTTACGCTCCACGAAATCCAGGGCTCCAGCGTCTGGGCCAAGGACGGCGAGCGGCTGGGGCTGGTGGGCGAAGTGCATCTGGACCGCGCCACCGCCGAGCCTGTCTGGATCACGGTTGACCTGGGCCTGTTCGAAACCGAGGAACACTACGTTCCGCTCACCGGTGCCCGCCGCGACGGGCAGGACATTTTCGTGAACTACTCCAGGGAGCAGGTGTCCCACTCGCCCGGGGCGAACCCGGAGAATCCGCTGAGCCCCGCAGAAGAGTCCGTCCTGATGGATTATTACCGGCTCCGCTGA